The nucleotide window CGTTACAAAAGGTCTGGTCTCCTCCGCGACTCTCCTTCGGATCACTTCCGCGTATTCTAGCGCCTGATGCACACTTACCTGCGGCATATAGATGGCCAATTCTTCTCCACCCCATCTGGCGCAGATGTCTTCCGGACGAACAGAGCTGGTGACAATTTCACTCACCTGCTTCAGTACTTGATCCCCCGTCTGGTGTCCAAAGGTGTCATTCACCTGTTTGAACTGATCAATATCCACCACAATGAGAGAGCCGCAGAACTCATGAGCCTGACGCTCGTGAATGACGCTATCGAGGTAATGCCTTACGTACAATCCTGTCAGCATATCCAGATTAGCCAAACGTCGAACCTCAGCATGCAGCGTGGCATTCGACAGGGCAAGCCCGATATGAATAGACAACATCTGCAAGAGCCGATAATTATCGTATGAAAAATATTGCTCTCTGCTGTGTCCCAACAAAATGGCACCCTTCACTTCACCATTGACTCTGATCGGTGATGCAATCAGTGACATGGAGCCGGTATCTTCCATGAAAAAGGAGGACACTTTATCATATTGCGCATAATTGGATATAATTAGCGGTTCCTCTGTTCGATATAGCAAGCCTGCGATACCGTAATCTACAGAAAATGATTGGTGAAAAACATCTTTCACGTTAGAAGACATGACTTCAAAGTCACTCGTACTATCATTCAGTTGTAAAATGCAGCACGTTTCAGCCTGAAATATTTCCTTTAGCTCTTGCTCGGATAATTGATAAATCTCCGAAAGATGCAGACTCTTGTTCAAGCGCTGTGTAAGATCATTGATTAGACGAAGTTCCTGTATCAACATATTGGATTGTTCGTGCAACTTGGCGTTCTCAAAGGCCGTGCCTGCGGTATCTACCATCATCGTAATCAATTGCAGATCCGATTCTTCCATGATCTCTTCGTTCATTTCGATATGGAACACACCGTATATGCCTTGTTTTCCTTTCAAAGGAAGACCTACCTCTACGATGCGATTCTCTTCATCATCTGAACGAGCAACGATCAGCTTGCCTTCCATAAACGAACGCACACATATATCTTCTCCTCGTTCCTGGACAAGCAACGGTTTAATCCGTGGATTAAAGTTGCTCTGATCCTGAGACATATACAGTTTGATATACGTGGCCGGGTACAGATAGTCCATACTGTCAAATACCTCATCCAATATGGCGTCGACATCCATTTTGTCATGCATTCGCTGAACAATCTGAAAGAGGATGGACCTCCGGTGTTCTTCACGCGCTGTTTGTTCATGAGCATGTAACAGGTCCGTCATAAATATGTATTCAAATCTTCGGTAAAAGCAGGTGCGGTAATGCAATGCCTCAGATCGAACCACAGCTTCAGACGTTTCATATCGATTGGATTCATAGATTACAGCAGTAAATACGGCAAACATATCCTTGTTCGTTCTGGAGAATAAAGGATGTGTTAACAGGAGATATTCTCCACGTTCGCTAGTCCCTCTGAGGGACAGGGCCTGTCTCTTATCCAAACATTCCAATACAAGCCTGCGTGCATCCACGCCCGGATCAGCAGCAGGATCACTATCGTATCCTATACAAACGCCTTCCGTGTTCCATACACTATAAAAGGTTGATCTCCTGTCCAGGTCCGAATCTACTTTGGAGTTCCAGTCACTGTAAGCCTGCTCTAGCAAGCTGCCCAAATATGAAAAATCAAAAGGTGTGATATCCATTTTTTGCATCCACAACACATGCTCTTCATGAGGATGAGGAGCGGCAAAAGATGCGGAATCGCCCGAACTTCGTGAATTCAAGCTGGCAGGTAAACTTCTTAGATGTTCTAACATGTCAGGCGCTCCTTTGCACCGTTTTTGCATCCACCAGGATGCATTAATCTGCAGACGTTATCGCAAACCTGCAAATTCGTTGCGATAACCTTGCTACATAAAGATGATTTAAAGTTAAGATACAATCTATTTTACTCTGTTTAAAGCTTTTTTGCATCCATATTTCAGAAAATTGTCCCATTATTTTAGGCCCAATGACCTATCGACAAATTTAGACGTTTTTTTACTTTTATTCTACGCTTGACTTTGGTTCTCTTAAACTGTAATATAAATTGTTGATGAAGACTACTAATGGGTCTTTAAATTTGGGCATTACCGGTTGTGTCACCCTCATTCTTTTTGTTGCTTTCAGGACAGCGGCTGAACTTTCCTGATCGTTCTATGCGAGGCCAAGCCCGCATCAACAAATTGGAGCGCAAACAGAGCCCTAATATGAACTTTAACTAAAAAGGAGCTACTTTAAACATGGCACGTTACACTGGTCCTAAATTTAAATTGAGCCGTCGCCTCGGCATTTCCCTTAGCGGAACAGGCAAAGAATTGAAACGCCCTTTCCCTCCAGGTCAGCACGGAGCTAACCAACGCAGAAAAATGAGCAACTACGGTATGCAATTGCAAGAAAAACAAAAATTGCGCCACATGTACGGTTTGGGCGAGAAGCAATTCCGCACACTGTTCTCCAAAGCTCAAAAAATGCAAGGTATTGCCGGCGAAAACTTCATGTTCTTGCTTGAGTGCCGCCTTGACAACCTCGTTTACCGCCTTGGTTTTGCTAACTCCCGCGCTGGAGCGCGTCAGTTGGTAGCACACGGTCACGTAACTGTAAACGGCAAAAAAGTCGATATCGCTTCTTACCAAGTAAGCACTGGCGATCTAATCGGCTTGCGTGAGAAGAGCCGCGCTCTTTCTTCCGTTAAAGAAGCTTTGGAAGGCCGTTCGCATCTTCCAGCATACGTTGAATACAACGAAGCAGCTGTAGAAGGTAAATTCATCCGCTTGCCTGAGCGTGCTGAATTGTCCCAAGACATCGATGAAAAACAAATCGTCGAGTTCTACAACCGTTAATCGTTGCAATCACATTAAAGTTTCAATCCAAACAGCTGTCGAGATTTTCTCGGCAGCTGTTTTTCTATGCTTTTTTCTATTTATCTTCATTATAGAAGCTTAAATATCGATATAAAATATAGACTCCCTATAGGAGAAGCACACATCCATACTAACATCACTAGAGTAACATCGAGGGGGATTAAACATGCATTTTTTTCGCAATCGCAAGCTCGCTGTTAAGCTCGGACTTTTACTCGGAGTAGTACTACTCTGTGTATTGGAGCCTTGATTGCATTTAACACAAAATCCATTTACGACAAAAGCCTGCAGTACGGTGAATCCGTTGCTGGAAAGGCAGCAAATCGGGCTACGAACGAGTTCATGACTGACATTAATCAGGTCAAAAACACATTAGACACCATGAGTACCACGTTATTGGATGCGGCTCAGAACGGGTCTCTCAACCGCGAGGAAGTTGTTAGACTGCTTGAACAGTATCTGAAAAAGGACCAGAAAGTTTTCGGCTTTTATACAGGCTGGGAACCTAATGCTTTTGATGGAAACGATGCGGATCACGTGAATAAAAATGTATATAATGATGCTACGGGTCGATTCGTTCCATATGCCATACGGGACGGTAACTCTCTGTATTTTGAACCTCTGACTACCTATGAGGGGAACAGTGAAACCAGTACGTACTATCAACAACCTAAGAAAACCCAATCTATCTATTGGTCTGAGCCTGTTACCTATACGGTTGGCGGAAAAGAAACACTACTCGTTTCGATTGTCCTCCCCCTATTAGATGAAAACAAAACATTTTTGGGCATTGTTGGAGCCGACTTTACCATTGACCGTTTTCAGCAAAACATAGCATCGCTCAATCCGGATCAAGGTTACGCCATGCTGATTACTGGTGAAGGACAGATTGCTGCTCACGGCTCCAAACCGGAACTGGCCAATGAAGGAGCCGTAATTCCATCTGAAGTGAAGACAGTCATTCAGCGTATACAGTCTGGAGAATCCCAATTTTACGCTACTGACCCCGAAATAGGTGAAGAATTATTTATTGCCGAGCCCGCCAGGTTGCAAGGAACAGATTCGAACTGGTACCTCGTCTCGGCGCTGCCAAAGAGTCATATCCTTCAACCTTTCTATGACAGCTTGAACTGGTCCATATTGATTGCTGCACTGGCTGTACTTCTGCTTGCAGGTGTGGTCACCTACACCATCATCTCCATTGTAAGGCAGTTGAATCAAGTCAATATCGTCGCTGGACAGCTCGCTGGCGGAGATCTGACACAAAAGTTACCCGTACGATCCAAAGATGAATTCGGTATCATGGCAGGCCATATGAATCAGATGATGGATACATTGCGTCATACGATATCGGTTATTTCCGAACATGCGTTATCTGTGGGCTCCACCTCTCAACAGTTGACCGCCGGAGCCGAAGAAACAGGTAAATCCGCCGAGCTGATTGCATTAACAGGACTGGAAGTTGCAGATAAAGCAGGTAAACAGGTACAGGAGTTGCAAGAGTCCTCCCGTTCCATGAATGAAATATCTGCGGGAATCGGAAGAATTGCAAAAGCCGCCTCCGATGTATCCGATTCATCTCGAGCTGTGGCTGAGCGAACAACCGTTGGAACCGATAAGATTCAGTCCGCCATGCGTATGGTGGATAGTGCCACCTCTTCTGTGCAGACGTCCATGACTGCTCTCGAGAATTTCCGTCAACGTTCTGAGGAGATTGGCCATATTACAGGTATGATCACGGAAGTTAGCCGTCAAACCAATCTTCTCGCACTTAATGCTTCCATTGAAGCATCACGTGCAGGTGAACACGGACGCGGGTTTGGTGTTGTTGCCTCCGAAATTCGTAATCTGGCTGAACAATCCAGAATATCAGCAGCGCAGATTGCAGCGTTGATTCATAGCGTTCAGCAAGAGGTCCTTGCTCTCGTTGAAAATATGGAACACGGGAACTCCGAAGTTAGTCATATTGCGGAAGTGATTAATGAGAGTGGTGAACTATTCCTCTCCATCTCTTCACAGATTTCAGATGTTAATGAGCAGATTGAGCATGTCTCAGCCATTGCGCAGCAGATGTCAGCTGGATCGCAACAAGTGGATGCCACGTTGGTGCAACTCAAAACCATTGGACATGAGACAGCCGATCATGCGACTCGTGTTGCCTCTGCTTCTGAAGAACAACTTGCATCCATGGAAGAGATCACAGCAGCATCTGCATCGCTGGCTAACCTTACCCAGGAACTATTGGAACTGATTCAACGCTTCAAAACCTGATATAGAAGACCTCAAATACGACACATCATTCAGGCCATCCTATGCACCACAGCATGGAGGTGGCCTGCTTATTTTGGCTTACAACTCATGAAATGTGCTTCAATATCGCATGATATATAGCATAATCCATGGCAGAATGGCAAATTTCGACCATTACTTGTATTTCTCAGGCATGCAAACCCGCCTTTTTATGCTATAATAAGTGCTGTTAAAAGGAGGAAGACACTGAATGGTTGATGTTAATAAGAAAAAGCCCGATGCACAGCCTGCACGCAAGCGTAGCTTTGCCCGCAGACTGGGAAGTTTCGTCAGTTGGATGGTTGTCCTTGGCTTTATGGGGGCACTATTTGTAGGCGGTGCTTTGATGGGAT belongs to Paenibacillus sp. FSL H8-0079 and includes:
- a CDS encoding GGDEF domain-containing protein → MLEHLRSLPASLNSRSSGDSASFAAPHPHEEHVLWMQKMDITPFDFSYLGSLLEQAYSDWNSKVDSDLDRRSTFYSVWNTEGVCIGYDSDPAADPGVDARRLVLECLDKRQALSLRGTSERGEYLLLTHPLFSRTNKDMFAVFTAVIYESNRYETSEAVVRSEALHYRTCFYRRFEYIFMTDLLHAHEQTAREEHRRSILFQIVQRMHDKMDVDAILDEVFDSMDYLYPATYIKLYMSQDQSNFNPRIKPLLVQERGEDICVRSFMEGKLIVARSDDEENRIVEVGLPLKGKQGIYGVFHIEMNEEIMEESDLQLITMMVDTAGTAFENAKLHEQSNMLIQELRLINDLTQRLNKSLHLSEIYQLSEQELKEIFQAETCCILQLNDSTSDFEVMSSNVKDVFHQSFSVDYGIAGLLYRTEEPLIISNYAQYDKVSSFFMEDTGSMSLIASPIRVNGEVKGAILLGHSREQYFSYDNYRLLQMLSIHIGLALSNATLHAEVRRLANLDMLTGLYVRHYLDSVIHERQAHEFCGSLIVVDIDQFKQVNDTFGHQTGDQVLKQVSEIVTSSVRPEDICARWGGEELAIYMPQVSVHQALEYAEVIRRRVAEETRPFVTVSSGIAEWNWMDEKVSVESLFYRADMALYSAKNGGRNRIVIEEQEVTR
- the rpsD gene encoding 30S ribosomal protein S4, with the protein product MARYTGPKFKLSRRLGISLSGTGKELKRPFPPGQHGANQRRKMSNYGMQLQEKQKLRHMYGLGEKQFRTLFSKAQKMQGIAGENFMFLLECRLDNLVYRLGFANSRAGARQLVAHGHVTVNGKKVDIASYQVSTGDLIGLREKSRALSSVKEALEGRSHLPAYVEYNEAAVEGKFIRLPERAELSQDIDEKQIVEFYNR
- a CDS encoding methyl-accepting chemotaxis protein — translated: MIAFNTKSIYDKSLQYGESVAGKAANRATNEFMTDINQVKNTLDTMSTTLLDAAQNGSLNREEVVRLLEQYLKKDQKVFGFYTGWEPNAFDGNDADHVNKNVYNDATGRFVPYAIRDGNSLYFEPLTTYEGNSETSTYYQQPKKTQSIYWSEPVTYTVGGKETLLVSIVLPLLDENKTFLGIVGADFTIDRFQQNIASLNPDQGYAMLITGEGQIAAHGSKPELANEGAVIPSEVKTVIQRIQSGESQFYATDPEIGEELFIAEPARLQGTDSNWYLVSALPKSHILQPFYDSLNWSILIAALAVLLLAGVVTYTIISIVRQLNQVNIVAGQLAGGDLTQKLPVRSKDEFGIMAGHMNQMMDTLRHTISVISEHALSVGSTSQQLTAGAEETGKSAELIALTGLEVADKAGKQVQELQESSRSMNEISAGIGRIAKAASDVSDSSRAVAERTTVGTDKIQSAMRMVDSATSSVQTSMTALENFRQRSEEIGHITGMITEVSRQTNLLALNASIEASRAGEHGRGFGVVASEIRNLAEQSRISAAQIAALIHSVQQEVLALVENMEHGNSEVSHIAEVINESGELFLSISSQISDVNEQIEHVSAIAQQMSAGSQQVDATLVQLKTIGHETADHATRVASASEEQLASMEEITAASASLANLTQELLELIQRFKT